The Aquidulcibacter paucihalophilus genome has a window encoding:
- the folP gene encoding dihydropteroate synthase, with the protein MGIVNVTPDSFSDGGRLASVEAAVAHGLALVEQGADILDIGGESTRPGAEPVDAAEEIARVVPVIEGLRAHWAGPISIDTMKPDVARAAVAAGATMWNDVTALGFAPDSRATAADLGCDVVLMHMRGEPRTMQADPQYGDVVAEVAGWLTARAGAAMAAGVARERIWLDPGLGFGKTAAHNLALTAQLDRLAGTGFPVLYGASRKRVIQSVDPTAADPGDRLGGSLALALEAARGGASILRVHDVRETVQALAVQAAVRAAAHPN; encoded by the coding sequence ATGGGCATCGTCAATGTCACGCCCGACAGCTTCTCTGACGGCGGCCGGCTGGCCTCGGTCGAGGCGGCCGTGGCGCACGGGCTGGCGCTGGTCGAACAGGGCGCGGACATCCTCGACATCGGCGGCGAAAGCACCCGGCCCGGCGCCGAACCGGTCGATGCCGCCGAGGAAATCGCCCGTGTTGTGCCGGTCATCGAGGGCCTGCGCGCCCACTGGGCCGGCCCGATCAGCATCGACACCATGAAGCCCGACGTCGCCCGCGCCGCCGTCGCCGCGGGGGCGACCATGTGGAACGATGTGACGGCGCTGGGCTTCGCGCCGGACAGCCGGGCGACCGCCGCTGACCTCGGCTGCGACGTGGTGCTGATGCATATGCGGGGCGAGCCGCGCACCATGCAGGCCGATCCGCAGTACGGGGATGTGGTCGCCGAGGTCGCCGGCTGGCTGACCGCCCGGGCCGGCGCTGCGATGGCGGCGGGGGTGGCGCGCGAACGAATCTGGCTCGATCCCGGCCTCGGCTTCGGCAAGACGGCCGCCCACAATCTGGCCCTGACGGCGCAGCTGGACCGGCTGGCCGGCACCGGCTTTCCGGTCCTCTACGGGGCCAGCCGCAAGCGGGTGATCCAGTCGGTCGATCCGACGGCGGCCGATCCCGGCGACCGGCTCGGCGGCTCCCTGGCCCTGGCGCTCGAGGCGGCGCGGGGAGGGGCCTCCATCCTCCGCGTCCACGATGTGCGCGAGACGGTGCAGGCCCTGGCGGTCCAGGCGGCGGTGAGGGCAGCGGCCCACCCTAACTGA